Genomic DNA from Desulfobacterales bacterium:
TTTTCAGTTACGGCACAACGTTTATGGATTGAGTAAATTGAAGGATCGGACCATCGTGGGCGGACTTAGCACTCACTTCTTATAGAAAGCCTGAATAATGTCAGATACTTCCCATGGTTCGGCCCCAACCCCGCTGAGGGCGTCACACATTTTACATCTCGCTCATCCTTCAGGGATTGCATCCCATTTCCCTTTCGTCCTTAACTGTTCAACAATTAATTGAGCCTGTTCTTTTAATTTGAGCTTGTCCACTTTTGTGCTCCGGGTCAACGGCAGCTCTTTATTGGACGGCCATATTTCAATATGCTGCGGTCTTTTATAGGAAGCGATGGATTTGCAGTGCGCCATCACATCCTCGCTTTTCAGGCTGACGTTCGGCAGCGGGCGGACAAAGGCAAAAATTCCCTCGTCAAAAAGCTGATGCTTCATGCCGATCACTTCCACAGCATCAACGCCTTCCATTTGGGCAATATGTTCTTCAACCTCTCCCGGAAAGACATTGTAGCCTTTTTGTTTGACAACAAATTTCTTTCGCCCGGAAAGATACAACGCTTTATAACCGCCCATTTGTTTAAAATATCCCAGATCTCCGGTATACAGTATGCCTTCATTTGAAACCGCCCTTTTTGTTTCTTCGGGCTGATTATAATATCCTAAAAACACGATGGGCGGATGATAGCAGATTTCCCCGATCTCTCCATCCGCCAATTCTTCTCCCGCAGATCCGTCCGCTTCCATGGGCTTTCGAACAGATACCGCGGCCAGATCAGGAAAGGCCCGCCCCACCTGCCCTGCCATCTCCTCAAGGGATATACCGGCAGGGGTAAAGGTCGCAAAGCCGGCGTTTTCCGTCATCCCGATGCCGGTTCCGAATTTGGGGGCCATGGTTGACAGTTTTTTTAGAAAAGTCGTGTCAACCGCCGATCCGGCATAAGCAACAAAATCAAGGCTTGAAAGGTCATATTTCTTATATTCCGGAAAATTCCAGAGCATTCGAAACATGGTGGGAATCTGCCCGATCACCTTGATCTTATGGCGTTCAATGGCTTCCAGGGTGGCTTTGACGTCAAATATCCTCAGCAGAACGGCTTTTCCGCCCAGAAACATGGTGGTCATAAATGTTTCCGTGACGCATCCCACGTGACTCGGAGGAAGATTCACAAGGATTGAAAAATCTTTTTTATCACCTTTATAATCAATGCCCCTTTCCAGTATCTGGTTCTGAACAATGATATTTTCATGGCACAACACAGCCGGTTTGGGTTCTCCGGTCGTGCCGGTGGTATAAATGATTAATGCCGGGGTTCTTGTATTCGCCTGTTGATATGTTTTTTTAAGTTTTCCTGTGAATATATCCGTCAGTTTCAACCACACCAGGCGGATCTTGTTCATGAGATCGGAAATGCTTACCGCCCCCTGGATAATCTCCCCGGGTTTCGGATCAGCCGTGAATTGCACCAGATGTTTTACGGACGGACATCCCTTTTGAACCGCTTTTCCAATCATCCTGAAATCACGGACAGGGGTTTGTCCTAAAAAGAAAAAGGCTTTGGCCTCAATCTTGTTGATGTCCCGGACCACTTCATTTTCACTCAGGCGGACATCCAGCGGGGCAATAATCGCCCCGATTTTAAAACAGGCATACATCAGCGCCATATGTTCCGGAAGCAATACCAGCTGTGTTGCCACCCGGTCTCCTTTTTGAATATCCATGTCCATTAATTTGAATGCAAAAAAATCAATTAATACGCTAAACTTCTTATAGGTGATTTCCCTGCCGTCTTCATGTTGAACCATGGCTATCGAATCCGGCTGCTCTTTGGCCCATTTATCAATGTAGGAATTAACAAGCGGCAATCTTTCAGTAGTGTTCATTTCACCT
This window encodes:
- a CDS encoding class I adenylate-forming enzyme family protein → MNTTERLPLVNSYIDKWAKEQPDSIAMVQHEDGREITYKKFSVLIDFFAFKLMDMDIQKGDRVATQLVLLPEHMALMYACFKIGAIIAPLDVRLSENEVVRDINKIEAKAFFFLGQTPVRDFRMIGKAVQKGCPSVKHLVQFTADPKPGEIIQGAVSISDLMNKIRLVWLKLTDIFTGKLKKTYQQANTRTPALIIYTTGTTGEPKPAVLCHENIIVQNQILERGIDYKGDKKDFSILVNLPPSHVGCVTETFMTTMFLGGKAVLLRIFDVKATLEAIERHKIKVIGQIPTMFRMLWNFPEYKKYDLSSLDFVAYAGSAVDTTFLKKLSTMAPKFGTGIGMTENAGFATFTPAGISLEEMAGQVGRAFPDLAAVSVRKPMEADGSAGEELADGEIGEICYHPPIVFLGYYNQPEETKRAVSNEGILYTGDLGYFKQMGGYKALYLSGRKKFVVKQKGYNVFPGEVEEHIAQMEGVDAVEVIGMKHQLFDEGIFAFVRPLPNVSLKSEDVMAHCKSIASYKRPQHIEIWPSNKELPLTRSTKVDKLKLKEQAQLIVEQLRTKGKWDAIPEG